A DNA window from Impatiens glandulifera chromosome 7, dImpGla2.1, whole genome shotgun sequence contains the following coding sequences:
- the LOC124909677 gene encoding uncharacterized protein LOC124909677, whose translation MAPAKKKYNVDPLNLHGADNPNPVLSAITLTRVNYFSWTKSIKLSLQAKVKLGFLDGNCVKPEDDDGATQWMVVDAMVRSWILNTISKEIRANFEGTITTQDLWQEVKAHYEGNNEPTLYGLAIDISTINQEIAGINSLPKCECDGSNIANCLGCRAIKKFHLIDENAKLLQFLLGLNESYENVKDQILNYDPFPPVHKAFTMVLNIEKKRELNILYHNSHAAMNVIETNESSEKVCSMINSKQAAMDKNKLLCKHCNMKGHLKEGCFKLVGYPDWWIKPKDKRRNTQQTHAHAQSVVH comes from the exons ATGGCTCCAGCGAAGAAAAAATACAATGTTGATCCGTTGAATCTTCACGGTGCTGACAATCCAAACCCTGTTCTAAGCGCCATAACTCTCACCAGAGTAAACTACTTTTCCTGGACAAAGAGTATCAAACTATCGCTTCAAGCCAAAGTGAAACTCGGTTTTCTTGATGGAAACTGTGTAAAACCAGAAGACGATGATGGAGCAACTCAATGGATGGTCGTAGACGCCATGGTTCGTTCCTGGATCTTAAACACTATCTCAAAAGAAATTCGAGCGAATTTTGAAGGAACGATTACAACACAAGATCTATGGCAAGAAGTCAAAGCTCACTATGAAGGAAACAACGAACCAACACTCTATGGACTAGCAATAGACATTTCTACTATTAATCAAG AAATTGCTGGTATTAATTCGCTTCCGAAATGTGAATGTGATGGCTCAAACATAGCAAATTGCCTTGGCTGCAGGGCAATTAAGAAATTTCATCTCATAGATGAGAATGCTAAACTGTTACAGTTCCTATTAGGTTTAAATGAATCTTACGAAAATGTTAAAGATCAGATCCTAAATTATGATCCATTTCCACCAGTTCATAAGGCCTTTACAATGGTTCTAAACATTGAAAAGAAGAGGGAACTTAACATTCTCTATCATAACTCTCATGCTGCAATGAATGTCATTGAGACAAATGAATCAAGTGAGAAAGTATGCAGTATGATTAATTCAAAACAAGCAGCAATGGACAAGAACAAACTCCTCTGCAAACACTGCAATATGAAAGGTCACTTGAAAGAAGGTTGTTTCAAACTTGTTGGATATCCAGATTGGTGGATCAAGCCAAAAGACAAAAGGAGAAATACACAACAGACACATGCTCATGCCCAATCAGTAGTTCATTGA